CACCGGCTCCATCGGAGAAAGGGATGAGCGGCAGAGACAGATTACGGCTGTATAAGCCGTTGATCATCAGCAAGTCCCGGTAATTGATCGAAGTTGCTTTCATCTTGACCACGACTTGCTGGTGCCCTGGTTTCGGTACTTCGTCTTCCACAAGTTTCAGCTCATCGATTCCAAATTCTTTCTCGATCCGATATAGTTTCATGGGCGACCTCCACACGCTTTTGTAGTAATTCCCAAATGGATTATTCCTTTAGCTCCGCCTGATGACACGGGATACCATAATATGTCATTGCGAGGGCGCAGCCCGAAGCAATCTCCATTGGTGGGCCAGGCTTCCAGCCTGTCTATTATAGTGATTCTCAAAAGTTATCCCTGAATGGAGGAGCACTGCTGGACGAGCCAGCAGTGGCACCCTTCGATTAATCCGTGATTACTTTCGAGAACCGCTATAGAATGACCGGCAAGATGCCGGTCCCACCGAAAATGAGATTGCCTCGTCGTTTCACTCCTCGCAATGACAATCCTGCCTGGCATCCTGAGGGAAAACGTGCGGAGTTAAGTAAACCGTCCATTCCCAAATTGTTGAACTTATTCAATAGTCGCACTCCAAAAAACCGGTAAGTTTAGGTGTCCCTGCCGGTCCATGCCCGGTGGGCGGTTAATTTGTTTGTTCCGGGCACATACCATGTTTAGTATCCGAGGTTTTCGCCAACCAACTTAACATGAATGCGGTCTTTGACCATGTGTCCTTCAATTATGCTCCACATATTGCAGATTCGCTGAGAAGACTTGCAGTCAACACAAAACCCTTTCTCTTTGCAGGGGTTCTTGAGGCCCAACCGGATCGTGTTAACAGGGGCGGAATAGTGCTTGACCCTGGCCATGGCCGCGTCCAAGTCCGGAGCGACCTTGTTCATTCCCACGACCAGGACAACCCTTCTCGGCCCAAAGCACATGGCCGCGACCCGGTTTCCCGTAGCGTCAAGGTTCACCAATTGCCCGTCCGACGTGATGGCATTGGAACTTGCGATCATGAAATCCGCGGTCATGCCTTTGCGTCGGAGTTCAAAAGCCTCCTCAGGCGAAATCCCGGGAAGGAAAGGATCAATCACCTGCACGCCGGACAGATCGCGTATCTTCTCCCATAAGCCCATTCCAACCGTTGTCATGGAACCGCAGCGGTAGACCGTGGCGCCGTCTGGTATCATGGCGACGATTTCATCCACGGCTTGAGCTACATTAGGCGCGTAGCTCCCTTCCATGCGGCGCTTCTCCAAATTTCGGATTATTTCCTTCGCCACCAATTCATTCCAGATCATTTGATGGTCGTCCATTTGTTGTTTACTCCTTGTGAATTCCATAAGACCGAAATTATTTGACATGTCTCCGGAATTTGCGAAGCCCGCCGGAGACCTTCCCACCTATCGTCCTCGTCCTTACGCAGTCTATCTCACAAACTTCGTGATGCATATACCGGCGACCAGAATGATGGGTTGCGACTGACTTCGTAGGGGCAGGCCCCCGTGCCTGCCCAAGGCGAGACCTTTTCGATACGAACAAAAAAAGTATGGAGGTGGCAAGAATTCTGACCACCTCCATACACTATGTTTTGACCGCTACCCGATCCGAGCATCAGGTGCAAACCGGGACACGGTTTCTCTTACAGGTCTGCTTCGAATTTGTAATACATCCATACGACCTGTCCTACTAGCTGCCCGGTGGCTTGCATTTGCTGTAAGCTGTCATTGAACTCCCCGCGCGACTTCAGCCACCACGTGACCAATCGGACCGGGCTGTATTTCCCTCCCGCGCCAATCATCTGCACGGACCCGGGAACCTGCATACGACCTCCAGGTGTAATCCCCGAGAAGGTCGAGGGGAACTTGTCCCCTTCGAGGGGAAACGCTTTGGGAAACGCGGCTTGGATTGCAACGGGATCCTTCACTGTTCCGGCCGCGACCATAGCCCGGGCCAGGGCGTGCATAGCACTGTAGTTGAGGGCTACTTCCCAGGTTAGCATTCGCTTGTACTCGCCAACGTATTTCTTGTCGAAATCGGCTGACGCTGCCGTGGGAGACTGGGCCACCGCGGCCACTCCAATGGTCTCGCCCATCAGTTTGGTGCCCTTTAGAATATTGGCAATGTAATCCATTTTGGCCTGGTCGATCAGGATAAATCCTCCTTTGTACCCCAGGCCCCGGGCCTGCTCCATGACCAGCGCCGTGGTGGCGGAGGGCCCGCCGATGAGCAAAGCATCGGGCTTGGTCGCCAGGGCCGCGGTCAACTGGGAGGAAAAGTCCGTCTCAGTGTAATAGTTGGCCGGCTTGTCCGCGGAGATCTGGCCGCCCTTGTCCTGCCAGTATTCTTTGAAAGCATGCCTCCATTCGTCCCCGTACGCCCCCAGGGTCACCACCATTGCGACCTTGCGCCATCCCTTTTTCCAAGCGAGATCGGAAAAGGCCTTCACGTAGACTGTGAACGGCGGGGGAATGGCCGTCAGCAGTTTGTTGCCCATTTCCATGGCTTTGGGCGTGCTGGTGTAAGCCATGAGAATGAATTCCTGCCCCTTCTCCTGGTTGACTCTGGCCATCGCTGCAAGGGTGTTGAAGACAGGGTTGAAGACCGCCGGCGCCTTGTGCTGATCCATCAACTTGCGTGAGTTGTTGACCGCCTCGGTGGGATCGATTCGATCGTCGAGCTTGACAAGTTTAAGCATGCACTTGTCCGCACCGACCGTGATGCCTCCGGCCGCGTTGATTTCCTTGATGGCCATTTCGACGCCGTTCGCGCAGTCCTGGCCGTATTCCGCAGCTACACCGCTGAGGGGTCCGGAAAACCCGATCACAACTTCTTTCGTCGCCTGAGCCGAGGCGCCGGCGGCAAGCCAGGCCGAAGCCAGAGCTACCGCCAGGAAAAACACAAAACCGATGAATCCTTTCGAATGCCTCATGGATTTGCCCTCCCTTTCTTTAGGTTGGAGTTGACTGGGCGTCCTTTTTCCGAACTTGCCGGTTACCTACAACCAACCACCGGCGCAAATGGTAGTTATATGCGACTAGGACTTTAGTGTGCCGTTACAGGTGGGCAGCTCCAGAGCCATGAAGGAGCAAACCGATCCCGGCACGATGAGGCACGGACTACGCCAAGCGAGGAGATAGGGCCTGGCGAGAATTTTGTCCTGTTGGTGCTTCGCATGGCCTCTATGTGGTGCAGCTGAGGCCACTCTCCAATGGGTTCGGTGGCGGAGTGCTTTGCATTCGCGCACAGCCGACGGGGGCTCACGTTCCGATGTACGCCTTCTTCACCTTGTCGTCGTTCATCAACTCGGAACTCGGCCCTTCCAGCACGATTCTTCCACTTTCCAGCACGTAGCCTCGCTGGGTGACCATCAAGGCCATGTTGGCGTTTTGCTCGGACAAGAATATCGTGGTTCCCGCTTCATGGATGGCTTTAATAACTTCCCCTATGATCTGCCGGACCACAAGGGGCGCCAATCCCATCGAGGGCTCATCGAGCAGCAGCATGTCCGGTTTGGACATAAGTGCGCGCGCAATAGCCAACATCTGCTGTTGCCCGCCACTGAACGTGCCGGCCAGTTGATTTTTCCGCGTCTCCAGGAGAGGAAACAGAGCGTAAACCTGTTCGAGAGATTGCTGCACGCCTTTTCGATCCTTGCGACGCGCGTACGCTCCGAGAGTCAGGTTCTTATACACCGAAAGTTGCGGGAAAAGCTGCCGTCCTTCCGGACACAAAGATAGGCCCAGACCCACGATTTTGTTCGCCGGCATCGAGTCGATACGCCGGCCATTGAACTCTATGGTCCCGTGAGACGGCTTCAACACGCCCGCTATGGTCCTGAAAAGCGTGGTTTTGCCGGCGCCGTTACTTCCCAGCAGGGTGAAACACGCCCCCTGCGGGATCTCCAAGGAGATATCCCGAACAGCCTCAAATCCACCAATAAATGTGGAGACATTGGTAAGTTTAAGCAACGTACTTTTCTCCCAGGTATGCCTCGATCACTTCAGAATTATTGCCAATTTCCTCAGGCGATCCTTCTGCGATCACCCTGCCGAAATTCAAAACTACGATCCGATGTGCCAAACCCATCACCATGCGCATCTTGTGTTCCACGAGACAGACCGTGATGCCGGCCACCTGATGGATCTTCCGGATCAGGTTGGTGATTTCCTCGGTATCCTCCAGGACTAAACCACCGGTGGGCTCGTCCAGCAGGATCACCTTGGGTTGACTGATCATGGCCACCCCGATGGACAGGCGCTTCTGCTCCGCCTGGGAAAGGGTGGAGACCAACTGAAACGCCTTTTGCTCCAACCCGATGAAGCCCAGGGTTTCCATGACCCGAGCCGTGGTCTCGGCCTTGTCCACACTCCACCCACGGCTGTGAAAGAGAGTGGACCAGAAGCCGCTCTTGGTCCGCAGCCGGTAGCCGATTGCGAGATTGTCCACGACCCGCAGTTGGTCGAACAGGGCGGTGGTCTGAAAGGTGCGGGCGATCCCTTTACGGGCTATGCGATGCGGCTTCAAGCCGGTAATCGCATGATCCTGAAGATGTATTTGGCCTGACGTGGGCTTGATCAGGCCGCTGATCAGCCCGAAAAGAACGGACTTCCCTGCCCCGTTGGGTCCAACAATGGCCAGTATTTCTCCCTCGCGAACATGCAGAGACACGCCCTCCACAGCCGCGAGGCCGGCAAAATGCTTGGTGAGATTCTCAACCTGCAACAGCACTCTTCGTTCCCTTCCTTGGCTCCTAAGATGCCCGCACTCTTTGCCGCAAATCGCTGATTGCGCCCATGATCCCGCGGGGAAAGTAAATGATTACCGCTATCAATAGTACCCCAAAAATAACCATGCGGTATCCTTCCAGAAACTGCAGGTTCTCCATGAGCACCGGAATAGCGAACGCGCCGACAATGGGTCCGGCCAAAGTAGCCGCTCCCCCCAAAAGGAGGTATACGAGCCAATTAAAGGTCAGCTCGATGGAAGCCGTGCTTGGGCTGATGCTGCCCACCAGGCTCGCATAGATACCACCGGCCATCCCGGCGAAAAAGTTGCCCACCACAAAAGACAGGATCTTGCCCCCGAAGGTGTCGATCCCCACCGATTCGGCCAGGACTTCATTGTTCCGAATGGCCATGAAACTAAGTCCCTGGAGAGAATAAACCAGCCGGTGCATGATCAGTAGCGTAAAGAGCAGGAAACCAAGAACCAGATAGTATTGGGCAGTCATGGTTTGAAAACCGATTGTCCCGACCCAAGGAATCGAGAGCGGGTTCGGCAGGGAGATACCCACGATGCCGTTATGCCCGCCAGTAAGGTCGATCCAATTGCCGGCCACAATGGAGACGATGACTCCGAAGCAAAGCGTGGCAATGGCAAAGTACGAACCCCGTGTACGAAGAGTGGGCAGCCCTATCAGAAAGCCGACCAGAGCCGCCAGCAGAGCTGACAGCGGAAGGGCCAGCCAGAAAGAGAGACCGCTCTTCGTCAGGATGGCCACACCGTAAGATCCTATGCCGAAGAACGCGGCGTGCGCCAGTGAGGCCTGGCCGGTATAGCCCAGAATGAGGTTCAAGCTCAGAGTGCAGATGGAGAAAAGGCAGCCCATAATTACGATCTGGAAGGCGTAGCGGTTAGTAATAACAAAGGGAAGAATCAGCGCCAACACGAGTAGAAGGACATAAGGCCAATTCTCACGCAAGAAGTTCTTCTCCGCCATCAGTGCACCTCCCCCCTGCCGAACAGACCGGTGGGCCTGATGGCCAGGATCAGGATCAGCGCGCCGAAAGCATAAACATCCTTATACGCAGCCGACAGATAGCCGCCGCCGATGGCTTCGAGGAGCCCCAGAATATAGCCGCCCAAGATCGCGCCCGGAATGCTGCCAAGCCCGCCCAGGATAACTATGATGAAGGCCTTCATCCCCAGAAGAGCGCCCATTGTAGGGGAAATCATAAAGATGGGGGCCACCAAACAGGCTGCCGCAGCAGCCGTGGCGGTGGAAATGGCAAAGGTCAGCGAGGAGACCAGGTTGACGTTGATCCCCACCAGCATAGCCCCTTCACGGTTCTGGGCCACCGCTTCAATGGTCGTCCCCGGAGTGGTTTTTTTGATAAAGACCTGGAGCAGGACAATGAGAACGATCGCGGCCACGATGACCAGCAGGCGCTGGTAGGTCATGGTGATGCCTAACACCTCCACGATTCCGGGGTAAGGATTAGGGATTCGCCGCCCCTGAGGTCCCCAAAGAGAGATTACCCCGGTCTCCAGGATCATCAACGCTCCGATCGCAGAGATAAAAGAGTTAATGTGAGGCTTGTCCTGTAAGGGCCGAAAGACGACCCTTTCCACCAGCATGCCTACGAGGGCCAGGATAACCATAGAAGCTACCAGGGCAGACCAAAACCCGAATCCGTGGAGGGTCATCAGGAAGAAACTGACGTACGCTCCCAGCATATAAAGATGGCCGTGGGCAAAATTGGGGATATTAAGGATGCCGAAAACCAGGGTCAGTCCTAAGGCCACTATCGCATAGGTGCTGCCCAGCATGATACCATTGAATACCTGTTGCAGAAAAAGTTCCATTGGCCTCTCGTCCATAGGGCCCGTCCAAAGCTACGCTCCGGAGGGGTCCTGCTAATTCATTCTGTCAAATCGGGATTCACTCTTGATCGCGCCGGCGTTTACACTTCGGCGGTGATACCGTGCGAGTCATCCCCGTTGGAAGCATGCCCCCACCTCTTGGAAGCGGGGGCACCGAGCTTCCTACTCTTCCTTCTCGAACTTGTAGAACTCCCAGGTCGCGTTGCCGACCGGCGCGGCCTCGGACTTAAATTTGTTGAATTCCTCTTGCGTTTTCAACCACCACGCACACATTTGA
This portion of the Desulfomonile tiedjei genome encodes:
- a CDS encoding branched-chain amino acid ABC transporter permease, with the translated sequence MAEKNFLRENWPYVLLLVLALILPFVITNRYAFQIVIMGCLFSICTLSLNLILGYTGQASLAHAAFFGIGSYGVAILTKSGLSFWLALPLSALLAALVGFLIGLPTLRTRGSYFAIATLCFGVIVSIVAGNWIDLTGGHNGIVGISLPNPLSIPWVGTIGFQTMTAQYYLVLGFLLFTLLIMHRLVYSLQGLSFMAIRNNEVLAESVGIDTFGGKILSFVVGNFFAGMAGGIYASLVGSISPSTASIELTFNWLVYLLLGGAATLAGPIVGAFAIPVLMENLQFLEGYRMVIFGVLLIAVIIYFPRGIMGAISDLRQRVRAS
- a CDS encoding ABC transporter ATP-binding protein, which gives rise to MLKLTNVSTFIGGFEAVRDISLEIPQGACFTLLGSNGAGKTTLFRTIAGVLKPSHGTIEFNGRRIDSMPANKIVGLGLSLCPEGRQLFPQLSVYKNLTLGAYARRKDRKGVQQSLEQVYALFPLLETRKNQLAGTFSGGQQQMLAIARALMSKPDMLLLDEPSMGLAPLVVRQIIGEVIKAIHEAGTTIFLSEQNANMALMVTQRGYVLESGRIVLEGPSSELMNDDKVKKAYIGT
- a CDS encoding ABC transporter substrate-binding protein, which produces MRHSKGFIGFVFFLAVALASAWLAAGASAQATKEVVIGFSGPLSGVAAEYGQDCANGVEMAIKEINAAGGITVGADKCMLKLVKLDDRIDPTEAVNNSRKLMDQHKAPAVFNPVFNTLAAMARVNQEKGQEFILMAYTSTPKAMEMGNKLLTAIPPPFTVYVKAFSDLAWKKGWRKVAMVVTLGAYGDEWRHAFKEYWQDKGGQISADKPANYYTETDFSSQLTAALATKPDALLIGGPSATTALVMEQARGLGYKGGFILIDQAKMDYIANILKGTKLMGETIGVAAVAQSPTAASADFDKKYVGEYKRMLTWEVALNYSAMHALARAMVAAGTVKDPVAIQAAFPKAFPLEGDKFPSTFSGITPGGRMQVPGSVQMIGAGGKYSPVRLVTWWLKSRGEFNDSLQQMQATGQLVGQVVWMYYKFEADL
- a CDS encoding branched-chain amino acid ABC transporter permease, coding for MELFLQQVFNGIMLGSTYAIVALGLTLVFGILNIPNFAHGHLYMLGAYVSFFLMTLHGFGFWSALVASMVILALVGMLVERVVFRPLQDKPHINSFISAIGALMILETGVISLWGPQGRRIPNPYPGIVEVLGITMTYQRLLVIVAAIVLIVLLQVFIKKTTPGTTIEAVAQNREGAMLVGINVNLVSSLTFAISTATAAAAACLVAPIFMISPTMGALLGMKAFIIVILGGLGSIPGAILGGYILGLLEAIGGGYLSAAYKDVYAFGALILILAIRPTGLFGRGEVH
- a CDS encoding ABC transporter ATP-binding protein, with the protein product MLQVENLTKHFAGLAAVEGVSLHVREGEILAIVGPNGAGKSVLFGLISGLIKPTSGQIHLQDHAITGLKPHRIARKGIARTFQTTALFDQLRVVDNLAIGYRLRTKSGFWSTLFHSRGWSVDKAETTARVMETLGFIGLEQKAFQLVSTLSQAEQKRLSIGVAMISQPKVILLDEPTGGLVLEDTEEITNLIRKIHQVAGITVCLVEHKMRMVMGLAHRIVVLNFGRVIAEGSPEEIGNNSEVIEAYLGEKYVA
- a CDS encoding lactate utilization protein, with amino-acid sequence MDDHQMIWNELVAKEIIRNLEKRRMEGSYAPNVAQAVDEIVAMIPDGATVYRCGSMTTVGMGLWEKIRDLSGVQVIDPFLPGISPEEAFELRRKGMTADFMIASSNAITSDGQLVNLDATGNRVAAMCFGPRRVVLVVGMNKVAPDLDAAMARVKHYSAPVNTIRLGLKNPCKEKGFCVDCKSSQRICNMWSIIEGHMVKDRIHVKLVGENLGY